A section of the Pseudorasbora parva isolate DD20220531a chromosome 2, ASM2467924v1, whole genome shotgun sequence genome encodes:
- the LOC137054798 gene encoding ral guanine nucleotide dissociation stimulator-like 1 isoform X2, whose product MGKWELTMEPVQEWGEEHEDGAVFGITLRREPVQQSAEPTEAFVQYRTCKVRRLKAATLDRLVSHLLDPCCQEQDYSRILLSTYRTFTSSNKLIEMLFHSSLWALLQLWLDEYSDDFREPPMHSSLRLMCLQLRGRPTLFPLAKRYEALLKKFQAEDVVTDCPVDHMEEPALNREAKEDESDNLADFMDFSITDVAEQLTRMDTDLFMKVVPFQCLGCVWSQRDKKENLSPTIWPTITQFNAVTNWVITSLLHPSSSNSCSATTQRAKVIEKWVQVAQGCRDLKNFSSLKAILSALQSNPIYRLRKTWSAVSREAVSVFENLCKTFPDENCVLTSREIFVDDGSQDGMDNNTTKTPKRCPLTKQMISFGGTVPYLGTYLTALTMLDTALPDTVEGGLINFEKRRREFEILRQIRQMQASCSQYVLPRHPQIAAWLQSQKLLLDQESYELSRQLESPHDTSPSNSGWSHRALTKKLSSLLSGNEGSRKNADQISVSSSGSSSSEIEESSFTSPSLSSCRQNTSEAFPSSSSPDSFTMSSSSSSSQQDLNLNPSSSSSSSSASADPHLVSCHKRSVSMTSLPFYNRQVDDFCIIRVSVEFCSNGNMYKSILLTSQDKTAQVIQRALQKHNLEDVSEEDFTLVQVLAQGRELHIPEKANVFYAMSTSANYDFVLRRCPKGQRKQLIRSVSLSSGRATK is encoded by the exons ATGGGAAAATGGGAGTTGACAATG GAGCCTGTTCAGGAGTGGGGTGAGGAGCATGAAGACGGGGCGGTGTTTGGGATAACCCTGCGCAGAGAGCCGGTCCAGCAGTCAGCCGAGCCCACGGAGGCTTTCGTTCAGTACCGCACATGTAAAGTGCGCAGGTTAAAAGCGGCCACGCTGGATAGGCTGGTCTCTCACCTTCTGGACCCCTGCTGTCAGGAGCAAGACTACAGCAGGATATTGCTCTCCACGTATCGCACCTTTACCAGCTCCAACAAGCTCATCGAGATGCTCTTCCACAG CTCATTGTGGGCTTTGCTTCAGCTGTGGTTGGACGAATACAGTGATGATTTCAGGGAGCCTCCCATGCACTCTTCCCTGCGTCTCATGTGCTTACAGCTGAGAGGACGCCCCACTCTCTTCCCCCTGGCTAAACGCTATGAAGCGCTCCTGAAGAAATTCCAGGCTGAAG ATGTTGTGACAGATTGTCCAGTTGATCATATGGAAGAACCAGCCTTGAATAGGGAGGCGAAAGAGGATGAGTCAGATAACCTTGCAGATTTCATGGATTTCTCCATCACAGATGTTGCAGAACAGCTTACCCGTATGGATACT GACTTGTTCATGAAGGTGGTCCCTTTTCAATGTCTGGGCTGTGTGTGGTCTCAACGAGACAAGAAGGAAAACCTCTCACCCACTATTTGGCCCACCATCACCCAGTTCAATGCAGTCACCAACTGGGTCATCACTTCTCTGCTTCATCCCTCGTCTTCTAACTCATGCTCTGCAACCACACAAAGAGCCAAAGTCATAGAAAAATGGGTTCAGGTTGCACAG GGGTGCAGAGACCTGAAGAACTTCTCTTCTCTTAAGGCCATTTTATCTGCCCTTCAGTCCAACCCTATCTACAGACTAAGGAAGACCTGGTCTGCTGTGAGCAG AGAGGCTGTGTCTGTCTTTGAAAACCTGTGCAAAACGTTTCCTGATGAGAACTGTGTTCTTACCAGCCGAGAAATCTTTGTGGAT gaTGGGAGTCAAGATGGCATGGATAACAATACCACAAAAACACCCAAAAGATGCCCTCTAACAAAACAGATG ATCTCATTTGGAGGAACAGTTCCATACCTGGGTACATACCTTACAGCTCTGACCATGCTGGACACTGCCCTGCCAGACACTGTGGAG GGTGGCCTCATTAATTTTGAAAAGAGGAGACGG GAGTTTGAGATTTTAAGGCAGATCCGTCAGATGCAGGCCTCGTGTTCTCAGTATGTTTTACCCCGTCATCCTCAGATCGCCGCCTGGCTGCAGAGTCAGAAACTGCTTTTGGATCAAGAGAG CTATGAACTTTCTAGACAGCTGGAGTCTCCTCATGACACTTCTCCTTCTAACAGCGGCTGGAGTCACCGGGCTCTCACCAAAAAGCTCTCATC GCTCTTGTCAGGGAATGAAGGCTCCAGGAAGAACGCAGATCAGATCAGTGTGTCCTCGTCAGGATCCAGCAGCTCTGAAATAGAGGAATCATCTTTTACATCACCG TCTCTTTCCAGTTGCAGACAGAACACGTCCGAGGCTTTTCCCTCGTCTTCCTCTCCTGATTCCTTCACCATGTCTAGTTCGTCCTCCAGCTCTCAGCAGGACCTCAATCTTAATCCATCTTCCTCGTCCTCGTCTTCCTCAGCATCAGCTGACCCTCACCTGGTCTCCTGCCATAAGCGTTCGGTCTCCATGACCTCCCTGCCCTTCTACAACAGACAGGTGGACGACTTCTGCATCATCAGGGTCAGCGTGGAGTTCTGCAGTAATGGCAACATGTACAAGAGCATACTG TTGACCAGTCAGGATAAGACGGCCCAGGTGATCCAGAGAGCTCTGCAAAAACACAACCTGGAAGATGTTAGTGAAGAAGATTTCACCCTTGTACAGGTCCTGGCTCAAGGCAGAG
- the LOC137054798 gene encoding ral guanine nucleotide dissociation stimulator-like 1 isoform X1 yields MGKWELTMEPVQEWGEEHEDGAVFGITLRREPVQQSAEPTEAFVQYRTCKVRRLKAATLDRLVSHLLDPCCQEQDYSRILLSTYRTFTSSNKLIEMLFHRDNFASALDSTNYPDSSLWALLQLWLDEYSDDFREPPMHSSLRLMCLQLRGRPTLFPLAKRYEALLKKFQAEDVVTDCPVDHMEEPALNREAKEDESDNLADFMDFSITDVAEQLTRMDTDLFMKVVPFQCLGCVWSQRDKKENLSPTIWPTITQFNAVTNWVITSLLHPSSSNSCSATTQRAKVIEKWVQVAQGCRDLKNFSSLKAILSALQSNPIYRLRKTWSAVSREAVSVFENLCKTFPDENCVLTSREIFVDDGSQDGMDNNTTKTPKRCPLTKQMISFGGTVPYLGTYLTALTMLDTALPDTVEGGLINFEKRRREFEILRQIRQMQASCSQYVLPRHPQIAAWLQSQKLLLDQESYELSRQLESPHDTSPSNSGWSHRALTKKLSSLLSGNEGSRKNADQISVSSSGSSSSEIEESSFTSPSLSSCRQNTSEAFPSSSSPDSFTMSSSSSSSQQDLNLNPSSSSSSSSASADPHLVSCHKRSVSMTSLPFYNRQVDDFCIIRVSVEFCSNGNMYKSILLTSQDKTAQVIQRALQKHNLEDVSEEDFTLVQVLAQGRELHIPEKANVFYAMSTSANYDFVLRRCPKGQRKQLIRSVSLSSGRATK; encoded by the exons ATGGGAAAATGGGAGTTGACAATG GAGCCTGTTCAGGAGTGGGGTGAGGAGCATGAAGACGGGGCGGTGTTTGGGATAACCCTGCGCAGAGAGCCGGTCCAGCAGTCAGCCGAGCCCACGGAGGCTTTCGTTCAGTACCGCACATGTAAAGTGCGCAGGTTAAAAGCGGCCACGCTGGATAGGCTGGTCTCTCACCTTCTGGACCCCTGCTGTCAGGAGCAAGACTACAGCAGGATATTGCTCTCCACGTATCGCACCTTTACCAGCTCCAACAAGCTCATCGAGATGCTCTTCCACAG GGACAATTTTGCATCTGCGCTTGACAGCACCAATTACCCTGACAG CTCATTGTGGGCTTTGCTTCAGCTGTGGTTGGACGAATACAGTGATGATTTCAGGGAGCCTCCCATGCACTCTTCCCTGCGTCTCATGTGCTTACAGCTGAGAGGACGCCCCACTCTCTTCCCCCTGGCTAAACGCTATGAAGCGCTCCTGAAGAAATTCCAGGCTGAAG ATGTTGTGACAGATTGTCCAGTTGATCATATGGAAGAACCAGCCTTGAATAGGGAGGCGAAAGAGGATGAGTCAGATAACCTTGCAGATTTCATGGATTTCTCCATCACAGATGTTGCAGAACAGCTTACCCGTATGGATACT GACTTGTTCATGAAGGTGGTCCCTTTTCAATGTCTGGGCTGTGTGTGGTCTCAACGAGACAAGAAGGAAAACCTCTCACCCACTATTTGGCCCACCATCACCCAGTTCAATGCAGTCACCAACTGGGTCATCACTTCTCTGCTTCATCCCTCGTCTTCTAACTCATGCTCTGCAACCACACAAAGAGCCAAAGTCATAGAAAAATGGGTTCAGGTTGCACAG GGGTGCAGAGACCTGAAGAACTTCTCTTCTCTTAAGGCCATTTTATCTGCCCTTCAGTCCAACCCTATCTACAGACTAAGGAAGACCTGGTCTGCTGTGAGCAG AGAGGCTGTGTCTGTCTTTGAAAACCTGTGCAAAACGTTTCCTGATGAGAACTGTGTTCTTACCAGCCGAGAAATCTTTGTGGAT gaTGGGAGTCAAGATGGCATGGATAACAATACCACAAAAACACCCAAAAGATGCCCTCTAACAAAACAGATG ATCTCATTTGGAGGAACAGTTCCATACCTGGGTACATACCTTACAGCTCTGACCATGCTGGACACTGCCCTGCCAGACACTGTGGAG GGTGGCCTCATTAATTTTGAAAAGAGGAGACGG GAGTTTGAGATTTTAAGGCAGATCCGTCAGATGCAGGCCTCGTGTTCTCAGTATGTTTTACCCCGTCATCCTCAGATCGCCGCCTGGCTGCAGAGTCAGAAACTGCTTTTGGATCAAGAGAG CTATGAACTTTCTAGACAGCTGGAGTCTCCTCATGACACTTCTCCTTCTAACAGCGGCTGGAGTCACCGGGCTCTCACCAAAAAGCTCTCATC GCTCTTGTCAGGGAATGAAGGCTCCAGGAAGAACGCAGATCAGATCAGTGTGTCCTCGTCAGGATCCAGCAGCTCTGAAATAGAGGAATCATCTTTTACATCACCG TCTCTTTCCAGTTGCAGACAGAACACGTCCGAGGCTTTTCCCTCGTCTTCCTCTCCTGATTCCTTCACCATGTCTAGTTCGTCCTCCAGCTCTCAGCAGGACCTCAATCTTAATCCATCTTCCTCGTCCTCGTCTTCCTCAGCATCAGCTGACCCTCACCTGGTCTCCTGCCATAAGCGTTCGGTCTCCATGACCTCCCTGCCCTTCTACAACAGACAGGTGGACGACTTCTGCATCATCAGGGTCAGCGTGGAGTTCTGCAGTAATGGCAACATGTACAAGAGCATACTG TTGACCAGTCAGGATAAGACGGCCCAGGTGATCCAGAGAGCTCTGCAAAAACACAACCTGGAAGATGTTAGTGAAGAAGATTTCACCCTTGTACAGGTCCTGGCTCAAGGCAGAG